In Nostoc sp. UHCC 0926, a single genomic region encodes these proteins:
- a CDS encoding YheT family hydrolase has product MMCYTAPYNPSRFLQNGVKMTVYTALWGKRYWKSTTVLQEPYYQEKIFIGSQGVPIFGLVAIPENAHSTIIGTYGITGELETEWFLRVLGRKAYAQGYAVVLFDWRAHGKTAQLSPTLTSDGLYEGEDFVHIAVAAKAMGCPGKFWFTGYSLGGQLALWAVKVALEVIREHGDLGLEDSDIGGGMVICPSLDSERSLSYLVTTPFGRYLEAGIAQNLKKLAWQIHDAHPGSIDPAAIERANSIWGFDNELVINRLGFPSVEAYYQASSPLHILPQISKPTLILYAADDPLFDPAIIPDLQQACDRNPVIDLLLTQYGGHVSYLSSKECQRQLQDPDPWWAWNRILQWLEQQRNS; this is encoded by the coding sequence ATGATGTGTTATACTGCCCCCTACAATCCGTCTCGATTTTTACAAAACGGTGTAAAGATGACTGTATACACCGCTTTGTGGGGAAAACGTTACTGGAAAAGTACTACTGTATTACAAGAACCGTATTATCAGGAAAAAATCTTTATTGGTAGCCAAGGTGTGCCAATTTTTGGCTTGGTTGCCATTCCTGAAAATGCTCATAGCACGATTATCGGTACTTATGGCATTACTGGAGAGTTAGAGACAGAATGGTTTTTGAGAGTGCTAGGACGTAAGGCTTACGCTCAAGGATACGCTGTAGTGTTATTTGATTGGCGTGCCCACGGCAAAACCGCGCAATTGTCCCCGACTCTAACTTCCGACGGACTGTATGAGGGGGAAGATTTTGTTCACATCGCCGTTGCTGCTAAGGCAATGGGCTGTCCTGGGAAATTTTGGTTTACAGGGTATTCTTTAGGAGGGCAATTAGCGCTATGGGCGGTAAAGGTCGCTCTTGAAGTGATTAGGGAGCATGGAGATTTAGGACTAGAAGATAGCGATATTGGCGGTGGTATGGTGATTTGTCCCAGTTTGGATTCTGAGCGATCGCTATCTTATCTAGTTACAACGCCTTTCGGCAGATATTTGGAAGCAGGGATTGCACAGAATTTAAAAAAACTGGCATGGCAAATACATGATGCCCATCCTGGAAGCATTGATCCAGCAGCGATTGAACGGGCGAATAGTATCTGGGGTTTTGACAATGAACTGGTAATTAACCGACTAGGTTTTCCTTCTGTGGAAGCATATTACCAAGCTAGTAGTCCTTTACATATATTGCCACAAATCTCGAAACCGACTTTAATTTTATATGCTGCTGATGACCCACTTTTTGACCCAGCCATCATACCGGATTTACAACAAGCCTGCGATCGCAATCCCGTAATAGATTTGTTACTCACTCAGTACGGCGGTCATGTTAGCTATTTGAGTAGTAAAGAGTGCCAGCGCCAATTACAAGATCCTGACCCTTGGTGGGCATGGAATCGGATTTTACAATGGTTGGAGCAACAGCGTAATTCGTAA
- a CDS encoding acyltransferase family protein: MGIYRFLLSIFVAISHTGVLINGLNPGVIAVISFFLISGYVMTALISKNYFEPKKIVWFYLDRILRIYPQYLFNIIVVLIIYSLFGLNSHYLSKPTEIGLLQNLLIIPMGFYMIPWVGEKFMIIPPAWSLGLEGCFYILIPFFLIFKLQKVFFLLSYIIFLMAYLGILNTDYFGYRLIFGTIFMFFCGSFLHKNNNINTNQPVKYTLIFSCLLLAATFLYPPLILPYNREVLIGLILGIMIIPLLIKIKRTYFDEFLGNLSYGLFLSHYLVIFEFEKLGIDWNLKWILLMLLFSTFLSVIGFFCFEKPVIAWRKKIRNQHN, translated from the coding sequence ATGGGAATCTATCGTTTCCTGTTATCAATCTTTGTTGCCATAAGTCATACAGGAGTACTTATAAACGGCTTAAACCCCGGAGTGATAGCCGTAATATCATTCTTTCTTATAAGTGGATATGTAATGACAGCCTTGATATCTAAAAATTATTTTGAGCCTAAAAAAATTGTTTGGTTCTATCTCGACAGGATTTTGAGAATTTATCCGCAGTATTTATTTAATATAATAGTAGTTTTAATTATTTATTCTTTGTTTGGATTAAACTCACATTACCTTAGTAAACCTACAGAAATTGGATTATTACAAAATCTTTTGATAATACCTATGGGATTTTATATGATTCCTTGGGTAGGAGAGAAATTCATGATTATTCCACCTGCATGGTCGCTGGGTCTTGAAGGATGTTTTTATATCTTAATTCCATTTTTCTTAATATTTAAATTACAAAAAGTCTTTTTTTTACTATCATATATAATTTTTTTGATGGCTTATTTAGGAATTCTTAACACAGATTATTTTGGTTATAGATTAATATTTGGAACAATATTTATGTTTTTTTGTGGTAGCTTCTTACATAAAAATAACAATATAAATACAAATCAGCCAGTAAAGTATACATTAATTTTTTCCTGTTTATTATTGGCAGCAACTTTTTTATATCCCCCTTTGATATTGCCATACAATCGAGAAGTATTGATAGGATTAATATTAGGAATTATGATTATACCTTTATTAATAAAAATTAAAAGAACATATTTTGATGAGTTTTTAGGTAATCTATCTTACGGATTATTTTTATCTCATTACTTGGTGATTTTTGAGTTCGAGAAACTAGGGATAGACTGGAACTTAAAATGGATTTTGCTAATGCTATTATTTTCTACATTTCTTTCAGTAATAGGTTTTTTCTGTTTTGAAAAGCCAGTAATTGCTTGGCGTAAAAAAATTAGAAATCAACATAATTAA
- the hetI gene encoding 4'-phosphopantetheinyl transferase HetI has product MTATHNLWLPAPTDLTLLPDDIHVWRIDLDQSEPQLQNLAATLSSDEIARAERFYFQEHRQRFIAGRGILRTILGRYLGIQPLQVQFNYQHRGKPVLADAFANSGLAFNLSHSQGLGLCAVNCTSEIGVDLEYIRPMSDLEALAKRFFLPREYEMLRSLSPNQQQEVFFRYWTCKEAYLKATGDGLSQLEQVEVSLTTTEPAKLQTSEDWSLFELVPANNYLAAVAVANLGWHLKCWQY; this is encoded by the coding sequence ATGACTGCTACTCATAATCTCTGGCTGCCTGCACCGACAGATTTAACTTTGTTACCAGATGATATTCATGTCTGGCGCATAGACCTTGACCAATCAGAACCACAGCTGCAAAATTTAGCAGCGACTCTTTCCAGTGACGAAATAGCTCGGGCTGAACGGTTTTATTTTCAGGAACATCGGCAGCGTTTTATCGCTGGCCGTGGTATTCTCCGAACTATATTAGGTCGCTATTTAGGTATTCAGCCGCTACAAGTTCAGTTTAATTATCAACACCGTGGCAAACCAGTATTAGCAGATGCATTTGCCAATAGTGGACTGGCGTTTAACTTGTCTCATTCCCAAGGGTTGGGTTTGTGTGCGGTGAATTGTACTAGCGAAATTGGTGTAGACCTAGAATATATTCGCCCGATGTCTGATCTGGAAGCTCTTGCCAAACGGTTCTTTTTACCGAGAGAATATGAAATGTTGCGATCGCTATCTCCCAACCAACAGCAAGAGGTATTTTTCCGTTACTGGACTTGTAAGGAAGCTTATTTAAAAGCAACTGGAGACGGACTATCCCAGTTAGAGCAAGTTGAAGTATCGCTGACTACCACAGAACCAGCTAAGTTACAGACATCTGAAGACTGGAGTCTTTTTGAGCTAGTGCCTGCTAACAATTATCTTGCTGCTGTTGCTGTGGCAAATTTGGGCTGGCATTTAAAGTGTTGGCAGTATTGA
- a CDS encoding SDR family NAD(P)-dependent oxidoreductase, with the protein MNTTHQGRSKKTALITGAAGGIGYELACLFAAHDYNLVLVDRNGLKLVEIAAKFQEKFGNFVKTIVKDLSISTAPEEIFTELQKADINVDVLVNNAGFGIYGLFHETDLATELEMLQVNLVCLTHLTKLFVKGMVKQGNGKILNVASAAAFQPGPLMAVYFATKAYILSFSEAIANELEGTGVTVTVLCPGSTASAFHERTGMADSKLLKGKKMMDAKTVAEIGFHALMKGKTIVIPGFMNKLLAKSVRFVPRNLVTKIVRNMQEDK; encoded by the coding sequence ATGAACACAACACATCAAGGTCGGAGTAAAAAAACTGCTCTTATTACAGGGGCAGCTGGTGGAATTGGGTACGAATTAGCATGTCTTTTTGCTGCTCATGATTACAATCTGGTCTTAGTAGACAGAAATGGGTTAAAGCTTGTAGAAATTGCAGCTAAATTCCAAGAAAAATTTGGAAATTTTGTCAAAACTATTGTTAAGGATCTATCAATATCAACAGCTCCTGAAGAAATTTTCACAGAGTTGCAAAAAGCTGATATTAATGTTGACGTGCTGGTAAATAATGCTGGATTTGGTATCTATGGATTATTTCACGAAACAGACCTAGCTACTGAATTGGAAATGCTACAGGTAAATTTGGTGTGTCTCACCCATTTAACTAAGCTATTCGTGAAGGGCATGGTAAAGCAAGGTAATGGCAAAATATTAAACGTCGCTTCGGCTGCTGCCTTTCAACCTGGGCCTTTGATGGCGGTTTATTTTGCGACTAAAGCCTATATCTTATCTTTTTCAGAAGCGATCGCTAATGAATTAGAAGGTACAGGTGTCACTGTGACAGTTCTTTGCCCAGGCTCAACTGCATCTGCCTTTCATGAAAGAACCGGGATGGCTGACTCTAAGTTGCTCAAAGGCAAAAAGATGATGGATGCAAAAACAGTAGCCGAAATTGGTTTTCACGCCTTAATGAAGGGTAAAACCATTGTCATTCCTGGTTTTATGAATAAACTACTTGCAAAAAGCGTCAGATTTGTACCCAGAAACCTGGTAACAAAAATTGTGAGAAATATGCAGGAAGATAAATAA
- a CDS encoding thioester reductase domain-containing protein, with protein sequence MTIKQSFTANDIQVFLVSNLAKLLEVATDEIDVKEHLENYGLDSAQAMILVSNLEKLLGFQPSPLLLWHYPNIEALSQRLAEEMQEGSPVQDTGVTSSNANTAPSVLDLSAEAVLDPTIHPGAASNVLVGEPKNIFLTGGTGFLGAFIIRELLQETNADIYCLVRAANAEEGKSKLQNNLQQYAIWQEEFNSRIIPIVGDLSQPLLGVGSEQFQILATNIDTIYHSGALLNYVFPYSALKAANVLGTQEVLRLACQIQVKPVHYVSSVAVFESTAYAGKVVKEQDEFNHWEGIYLGYSQTKWVAEKLVKIARDRGLPVTIHRPPLISGDSKTGICNTHDFINLMTKGCLQMGYFPDVDYMLDMSPVDYVSKAIVYLSRQKESIGKAFNLQHPQPAALRMLVEWIRSFGYSVEMIPYEKWQSELINNVTSVDNPLYTLRPFLLERWSDEQLTIPDLYLQARRPHISCQDTLHALAGSSIACPPIDSQLFMTYTAYLIQTGFLNIA encoded by the coding sequence ATGACTATAAAACAGTCTTTCACAGCAAACGATATTCAAGTATTTTTGGTATCTAACTTAGCTAAGTTGCTAGAAGTAGCAACTGATGAAATAGATGTCAAAGAACATTTAGAAAACTATGGGTTGGATTCAGCCCAAGCAATGATTCTAGTAAGTAACTTAGAAAAGTTGCTAGGATTTCAACCATCTCCATTGCTCCTGTGGCATTACCCAAATATTGAAGCTCTTTCACAGCGTTTAGCTGAAGAAATGCAAGAAGGTTCACCAGTTCAAGATACAGGGGTGACATCCTCTAATGCCAACACTGCACCCTCTGTTTTAGATTTAAGTGCCGAGGCTGTTCTTGACCCCACCATTCATCCCGGTGCTGCATCTAATGTGCTTGTGGGTGAACCCAAGAATATCTTTTTAACTGGAGGAACAGGCTTTTTAGGAGCCTTTATCATCCGGGAATTGCTTCAAGAAACTAATGCGGATATCTATTGCTTAGTACGTGCTGCTAATGCCGAAGAAGGCAAAAGCAAACTGCAAAATAATCTGCAACAATATGCAATTTGGCAGGAAGAATTTAACTCCAGAATTATTCCGATTGTCGGCGATTTATCTCAGCCCTTATTAGGTGTTGGTTCTGAACAGTTTCAAATTTTAGCTACCAATATTGATACTATTTATCATAGTGGAGCTTTGTTGAATTATGTTTTTCCTTACTCAGCACTGAAGGCAGCCAATGTTTTAGGAACGCAGGAAGTTTTGAGATTGGCTTGTCAAATTCAAGTCAAGCCTGTACATTACGTTTCTAGTGTGGCTGTTTTTGAATCTACTGCTTATGCTGGCAAGGTTGTCAAAGAACAGGATGAATTCAATCATTGGGAAGGTATTTATCTTGGTTACTCCCAAACTAAATGGGTAGCTGAAAAGTTAGTCAAAATTGCTCGTGACCGCGGACTTCCTGTAACTATCCACAGACCACCACTGATTTCAGGTGATAGCAAAACAGGTATTTGTAACACACATGACTTTATCAATCTGATGACTAAGGGCTGTCTACAAATGGGATATTTCCCTGATGTAGATTATATGTTGGATATGTCACCTGTGGATTATGTAAGTAAAGCGATCGTTTATCTATCACGACAAAAAGAATCCATAGGCAAAGCTTTCAATTTACAACATCCCCAACCTGCTGCTTTAAGAATGCTAGTTGAGTGGATACGCTCTTTTGGTTATTCAGTTGAAATGATTCCTTACGAAAAATGGCAATCAGAGTTAATCAATAATGTGACTTCTGTAGATAATCCTTTGTACACTCTGCGACCATTTTTACTGGAACGTTGGTCTGATGAACAACTGACTATTCCTGATTTGTACTTACAAGCTAGAAGACCCCATATTAGCTGTCAAGATACTCTTCATGCATTGGCAGGTAGTTCTATTGCTTGCCCTCCGATTGACTCTCAATTGTTTATGACCTATACCGCCTATTTGATTCAAACTGGTTTCTTAAATATCGCTTAG
- a CDS encoding PfaD family polyunsaturated fatty acid/polyketide biosynthesis protein, with product MTTVDTVLSKHDNGLNFSAWSYNKNQVWKGSLETVSFEKQTIKDKLMVLNKPCYIVKVAGKIGVTNEGYLSPGDNGTTAQVELLTFAAPIHIQQFGDPNFLSSHGVKYAYVTGAMAGGIASEEMVIALGKEQILSSFGAGGLTPDRLEAAINRIQQALPQGPYAFNLIHSPNEPGIERRAVDLYLKYQVRTVEASAFLDLTPNIVYYRVAGLGLNNANQIEIKNKVIAKISRREVATKFLQPAPARILKELLEQGLISELQATLAAKVPMADDITVEADSGGHTDNRPLVCLLPSLIALRDEIQAQYHYQTPIRIGVAGGIGTPQSALAAFMMGAAYVMTGSINQSCVESGACEHTKKLLSQAEMADMIMAPAADMFEMGVKLQVLKRGTMFPMRAQKLFELYRAYDSIEEIPLAEREKLEKQVFRKTIAEVWEGTAAYLSQKNPEKLGKAVNNPKLKMALIFRWYLGLSSRWSSSGEKGREVDYQIWCGPAMGGFNDWVRGSYLSEPNNRGVVDVANQIMTGAAFLYRVQNLKIQGLQTSDYYSQYHPVRSTSLLEI from the coding sequence GTGACAACCGTAGATACGGTACTAAGTAAACACGATAATGGCCTTAATTTCTCTGCTTGGTCTTATAACAAAAACCAGGTTTGGAAAGGTTCTTTAGAAACAGTATCTTTTGAGAAACAAACCATCAAAGATAAATTGATGGTATTAAATAAACCCTGCTACATCGTGAAAGTTGCCGGAAAAATCGGTGTCACGAATGAGGGGTATTTATCCCCTGGTGACAATGGCACAACAGCACAAGTAGAACTCTTAACATTTGCAGCGCCAATCCACATTCAACAATTTGGAGATCCCAATTTTCTCTCCTCTCATGGAGTAAAATATGCTTATGTTACTGGCGCAATGGCTGGTGGAATTGCTTCCGAAGAAATGGTCATTGCACTAGGAAAAGAGCAAATTTTGAGTTCCTTTGGTGCAGGTGGTTTAACTCCAGACCGTTTGGAAGCAGCCATAAATCGCATTCAACAAGCTTTACCTCAAGGGCCTTATGCCTTTAATTTAATTCACAGTCCTAATGAACCTGGGATTGAACGCCGGGCTGTAGATTTATACCTCAAATATCAAGTAAGAACAGTAGAAGCATCTGCATTTCTCGACTTGACTCCCAACATTGTTTATTATCGTGTTGCTGGATTGGGGTTAAATAACGCCAATCAAATTGAAATCAAAAATAAAGTCATTGCCAAAATTTCTCGCCGAGAAGTTGCGACTAAATTTCTGCAACCAGCACCAGCCAGAATACTCAAAGAACTTCTTGAGCAAGGATTAATTTCCGAGTTACAAGCAACTCTTGCAGCCAAAGTTCCAATGGCTGATGATATTACCGTCGAAGCTGATTCTGGGGGTCATACAGATAACCGTCCCTTGGTTTGTTTGCTACCTTCTCTTATTGCCTTGCGAGATGAAATCCAAGCGCAATATCATTATCAAACACCCATTAGAATCGGCGTAGCAGGGGGAATTGGTACACCTCAATCAGCATTAGCAGCTTTTATGATGGGTGCTGCTTATGTAATGACCGGTTCTATTAATCAATCATGCGTTGAATCTGGGGCTTGTGAACATACCAAAAAGTTATTATCCCAAGCAGAAATGGCTGATATGATTATGGCCCCAGCAGCAGATATGTTTGAAATGGGAGTCAAATTACAAGTTCTCAAACGGGGTACAATGTTCCCCATGCGAGCGCAGAAATTATTTGAACTCTATCGCGCTTATGATTCCATTGAAGAAATTCCTTTAGCAGAAAGAGAGAAATTAGAAAAACAAGTTTTTCGCAAAACTATTGCTGAAGTGTGGGAAGGAACTGCGGCTTATTTGTCCCAAAAGAATCCTGAGAAACTTGGGAAAGCAGTTAATAATCCTAAACTGAAAATGGCGTTGATTTTCCGATGGTATCTAGGATTATCTTCTCGTTGGTCTAGTTCTGGTGAAAAAGGTAGAGAAGTCGATTATCAAATTTGGTGTGGCCCGGCAATGGGCGGTTTCAATGACTGGGTACGCGGTTCCTACCTGTCTGAACCAAATAATCGTGGTGTAGTTGATGTTGCTAATCAAATTATGACTGGTGCAGCCTTTTTGTATCGTGTGCAAAATTTGAAAATTCAAGGGCTGCAAACTTCCGATTATTACAGTCAGTATCACCCTGTTCGTTCTACATCATTGTTGGAGATTTAA